A segment of the uncultured Desulfobulbus sp. genome:
TTTGCAGGTCTTCTTCTGTCTTAATAATGTGACCGGCCAAATGAGTGATAGGATGGAAGCCAATCCGTCCTGAATACGTTGCACATTGCCCTGCATGGACAGCTGCCAGATAGGTGCTGCGCCGCCATGCCGTGATACTCCAAGACAAACGCTGTACAGGTTGGAGATCCTGCGAGTTTGTCTTTTCGCTAAACGTGAAATTAACCGGCTTCCCCTGATAGGCGCATTCAATCTGGATATTGTCAGTTGAAAGCAAGCAATCGACAGCATCAGATTCTAAAGCCGTTACGAATCCGCGCACATCTTGAACAGTCAAGAGAGGGGCGATGCTGTGAACTTGCACCACAAAGTCACAAGGATGCTTTTCAAGGAACTCAGCTATATACTGCTCACTCGTCGCCTGATTATTTCCAAGCGCTTCTGGACGCTGATGAAACCCGACCTCCTCAAGCGCTGCAATTTCTCCGAACTGGATGTTTTCAGAGTTAACCCATATCTCATCGAATACTTGAGCTTCTTTACATTTGCGAATCGCTCTGGTAATCAACGGAACTCCGTGGAGTTCACGAAGATTTTTTTTCTTGAGGCGTTGGCTTCCCATGCGTGCAGGGATCATTGCAATAATCATTCATTTCTCCTGTTTAAAAATTATTAATCTCTCAATTTGTCTTCATAATATGATAACTAAAACATATTGCAGGTGTGCTAGTGCGCATGACCATCATTTATTTTTTATTAATCAATTGCGTGTCGCATAAATATTCAATGATTTTCCAGAAGTTGCTGCAAGAAAGTAATCATTGTATTTGCTTAAAGAAGAATTCCATAGACTTCCATTAACAGTATATTTAAACCCAGCTTGACTCAGAACTGATAAAAGTTGTGGTAACCTGTCATTTGATAGTCCGTCGCCAAAATGAAATTCACAAAAAATAAATTTTACATTTGATAGATTTTTTTCGCAGTCATTAAGCACTTCTAGCTCTGATCCTTCTATATCAAGCTTTAAAAAATCGACTTCTCTTTCTATATAACTATTTAGACGAACACAGTTTACCTCACATATTTTTATATCATTTCTATTTTTTACAAGTCGAGTCTTGAGGCTTCCACCCATGGGCATTTTTTCAGGGATAAAAAACTTTGTTTTTTCATTAGTATTCGATAGAGCAAAAGGGAATACTTCAACATCATCCCAATCATTAATTTTTATATTATCTAAAAGTATAGAATAAAGGTCTGGGTTTGGTTCAAATGCTATAATCTTTGATTTAGGAAATATACTTTTAAAATAATACACTGACAGGCCAAAGTTGGCCCCGCAATCAATAATTAACGGATATTCATTCATTGATTTGAACCTGTAAGATTCATCTATCAATATCTCTCGAATTAATATCGGAACATCGAAAGGTCGCAAAAATCGTAAACCATTACCCAATCCGAGCAAACTCCCGTCTTGAATTATTAGATCACTGAGAACTCGTTCTGATGTTATTTTTCTATTTTTTCTAATTTCTCTGATACCCTTTTGTTTCAAGGCATCAAGGTCGCCGAGCATATTCGTGTTAAGATACTCAAGGCATTTGTCGAACATTCCGCAGAAGCAACCGATATCCACAAGATCAGAGAGGGGCAGTTCCTTAGACAAGAAATTCTCGTTTGTATTTTCCCTAAGTTCGGGATGGTTCTTCTCCCGTATCGTTACAGAGCTAATAATTTCATTTTTTTTCGTGGGCTGCTGGTCAATAAATTGGTGAGGTGAAAAATTGAATTTTGCAGTTTCCCGCAGCATACGGACATAACTCAACTGCTCTAGATCGTTTGTTTCAATTGCAGCGACAGACGCCTCAAAATAGCTTTTTATATGGGCTTTATCCTGTTTTAAAAAAGCTACCCGAGCTAACGTGTTGTATACTCCAGCAATGAGAACTTGAGCGACGGTTTTAACAGGGCACTCCCAATCGAGAGCCAAACGCAAATATTCTCTGGTTTTGTCATAATTATCCAACTGTTGATGGGCACTGGCAACCAAAAGAGCAAATCGGTCCCGCTCAGGCTTATGGCGAAATGTTTCTATATCGAGAGCCACCAATCTTTGCCATTCTCCGAACTGCCAAAGAGTTTTAAGCTGGGACAGCGTCAGTTCTTCATCCTCTGCAGCTAGTTTTGTCTCTCGATCTGTCATATCAGGCACAAGGCCATCCTCAATCGGTTGATTTCGGTTTTCAAAATGAGGGTGATGATCCGTCCGCAAAAAAAGGACATTGTTTTACGCTATTTTTAGGGGCTCAAACGCCAAGCTGGCTGATATCGCCATTTTCGTTGTATCGACGGGTTCGATTGTAGTCGACTTCAATGATAACAGGTGGCTTTCACGCTCATGCTACGTGTGAGCGAGTGTTTTGCAAGCAGGGGCTAGTACTTGGCTGAACAGTATTGTGACCACACTCGATTGGAGTGAGCAATCACCACCTGAGGCGTCTTTCCGCGCCGGAGCCCCATGATCAAAGCCTGGCAGATTAAGCCAGCTGTAATACGCGCAGATATGGTGCCGTCCGCCACGATTACCGAGAAAAGATTAATGACTACAGTAAGGTACAACAAGCCATCGCTTGTCCTGAGGTAAGTGATATCGTAAACCCATTTTTGAATGGGAAAATATGAGTTGAAATCCTGGAGCAAAAGCTTCGGCGTGACCAGCAAATTGTGCCTCGAGTTTGTGATAGCTTTCAAATTCTTGGCCTGTAAGCTCTGCGGTTTGATACTCGCTGCCACAGTTTTTCTGTTATCGTTTGTACCCTTGATCCCTGAGGTCAAGGAAGAGCTTTGGCCATCCTGCGAGCTCCTTGCGAGCAGAGAAGGCGGTAGTGACTCTTATTTCGAGAAGATGGCGATTTTGCTCTCTTGTCGACGGTTGTTGGTTTCGTTGACCTTAGGGGCTGTCAGCAAATAACTTGAACATCTTTCATCTCATCTTCGGGCCATCTTTGGCTTCGGCTCAATCGCAAAATCCTCGACGTAGCACCGCTACGCCTGCGGTTTTGCACTGGTCGCCACAACCAAATCTGCCCCAAACCTGAGCGCAATTTTGTCCAAGTTATTTGCGAACAGCCCCTTAGGAATGATAACTGCATCCGGGATGCTCTCGGTACCCGACCGATACATGATAACGGTCGTGAACTCGCCAGTGTGGTTTTCAATATAGGCGTACTTCACTTCAGACTCCTGGCAGGTAATCGAGGTACGAGACCTCGAAGTACGCTACGACCTTTTTTATGATCGTCGAATCCTCTGCCTGCTCGCCAAGCTGCTTCTTCAATTCGAAGGGGGCTTCGACCGCACTGGTTGATTGTCGGCTCCATGTTTGAATTCGCCAGGGATAACGGTTGCGTGATTTTGCTGATTTTGTCTTTGTTGGCATCGGTCACCGCTGTCGGGGGGAGACCCGCTTAACTGGGAGTTTGTCGAAATGGGGTTGGTTCAAGACTTTTGTTGTCGATAAAACCTTTATTCAGCGTACGCACAGTATACTTCCTAGAACTCCTTTTTACGAAGCAGGACATCTTTAATCAGCTCAAGCTGAGCTTCTGCCTTCACTAGCTCTTCATCGATCAAACTCTGTCGTTGCGCAAGATGTACAGATTGATCTTCTGCCTTCATCAAAGCATTTTCTTTCTGTTCAAGCTTGGCCTTGAACCCTTCAATCTGTGCCTTGCAATCCTTTGTCAGACGTTCCTGGTCCTCGTGGACTTTCTTCAAACGGACTATCTCGGCCTGTCGCTCGGTGGCCAGTTTTACCTGCTCATCCCTTTGCGTGCTGAGTTGTCCGATCAGCTGCTGTCGCTCCTTGTCTAGGCGCTCGAGTTCCGCGCGTGCCTTTTTCAAGCGCTCTATCTCGGCCTGTCGCTCGGTGGCCAGTTTTACCTGCTCATCCCTTTGCGTGCTGAGTTGTCCGATCAGCTGCTGTCGCTCCTTGTCCAGGCGCTCGAGTTCTGCGGATGCCTTTTTCAAGCGCTCTATCTCGGCCTGTCGATCGGTCGCCAGTTTTACCTGCTCATCCCTTTGCGTGCTGAGTTGTCCGATCAGCTGCTGTCGCTCCTTGTCCAGGCGCTCGAGTTCCGCGCGTGCCTTTTTCAAGCGCTCTATCTCGGCCTGTCGCTCGGTGGCCAGTTTTACCTGCTCATCCCTTTGCGTGCTGAGTTGTCCGATCAGCTGCTGTCGCTCCTTGTCCAGGCGCTCGAGTTCTGCGGATGCCTTTTTCAAGCGCTCTATCTCGGCCTGTCGCTCGGTGGCCAGTTTTACCTGCTCATCCCTTTGCGTGCTGAGTTGTCCGATCAGCTGCTGTCGCTCCTTGTCCAGGCGCTCGAGTTCTGCGGATGCCTTTTTCAAGCGCTCTATCTCGGCCTGTCGATCGGTCGCCAGCTTTACCTGCTCGTCCCGCTGCCTTTTGAGCTGGGTGATATTTTTCTGTTTCTCCTGCGCCAAGTGTGAATAATCTCGGACAAACAAACCATGTCCCAAATCTGAATGACGTTCCTGCTCTACCTTTATACAGCGATAGTTTTTCTCCTGGAGGAAGGTATCTATTTCATGCTGTCCAGCATCGGCTCCAGATAAAACTGCTTGATTGAGCACCATGCGTGGTATGATGACATCAAAATCAGCTAAAAGATGCGAGGCACTGCGCAGAATTTTCAAACTCGGTAAGCAATCGACGATCAAATAGTTAGCCTTGAACGAATTTTCAGTGCATAAAGTTTTAAGTGTTGTAGCCTTATTGCTAAACTCATCGGTTTTTTTGATATTTGGCCACAACTCGCGTAACAGTTCAGGCGGCAATAAACTGCTCTCAGCCCTGTTGGCTACGACATGAAACGTTACCTCTTCATCGACTTCAGCAACAACTTGATTAATAACCTGCCATCCAGGATTATTTTGATGAGCAGCTTGAAGCTGACGATAGCTAAACGAATCAGCTTCAATGAGTATGGCCGATGCAATGGCCAATTCATTGAGCAGTTTGACCCATTGCCCGCATCCATTACCAGCTCCGACAATCACAACTCCCTTTACAGGGAAAATATCTTGAAGGCAAGAAAGGTAGCTCTGCGACATCATCTTAATAGGTGGCATAATCAACCGCTATTGTTTTTTATATTGCTGAAATTCTCTATCGGTCTTTAAGAGCGCAAAGGGCATAATGAGAAACCCCCATGGGGTTCGGCAGTGTTTGAGCCATGTCTTCCCTAATCGGTAAGACAGGTGTTGCATTGCCTTCTGAGCCTTTGGATAGTCTCGATACTCTGGCAGAGGTGGCTGGTTTTTATCCTGTTGGGGGGGCGTTTTTCGATAATCCCTGGCGAGACTCCAC
Coding sequences within it:
- a CDS encoding FkbM family methyltransferase; its protein translation is MTDRETKLAAEDEELTLSQLKTLWQFGEWQRLVALDIETFRHKPERDRFALLVASAHQQLDNYDKTREYLRLALDWECPVKTVAQVLIAGVYNTLARVAFLKQDKAHIKSYFEASVAAIETNDLEQLSYVRMLRETAKFNFSPHQFIDQQPTKKNEIISSVTIREKNHPELRENTNENFLSKELPLSDLVDIGCFCGMFDKCLEYLNTNMLGDLDALKQKGIREIRKNRKITSERVLSDLIIQDGSLLGLGNGLRFLRPFDVPILIREILIDESYRFKSMNEYPLIIDCGANFGLSVYYFKSIFPKSKIIAFEPNPDLYSILLDNIKINDWDDVEVFPFALSNTNEKTKFFIPEKMPMGGSLKTRLVKNRNDIKICEVNCVRLNSYIEREVDFLKLDIEGSELEVLNDCEKNLSNVKFIFCEFHFGDGLSNDRLPQLLSVLSQAGFKYTVNGSLWNSSLSKYNDYFLAATSGKSLNIYATRN